The Elgaria multicarinata webbii isolate HBS135686 ecotype San Diego chromosome 15, rElgMul1.1.pri, whole genome shotgun sequence sequence ACACAGCCTTCTTCCCTGGAAGGCTCACTGAAACACGAGCCTGTGTGTTTTCTAGAAAGTTGGACCCGCTTTGGGTACTCTTGGTATGTTAACTAATAATATAGttttctctatttttaaaaacaagtagaAAATCTGAACAGCCCACCCTGAGTCTTTGAGGTCTAGGGGAGGTATTGGGATGTAGACTTGGGTAAGTTATAGAAAGTGTTTCTCACTAGCATTCTCAGCAGAAGGCACAAGTACAGCTctaacagtgtttttttttttaaaaaaagaacaattgcggtttttaaaaaaagtgctcagAGAGTCTTGGTTTGTCTGTGGCTGAAAGTGCTGCTGACATCACTTTGATACAAAGTTggttgggggaggaagggggtgttGGATAATGCGTTCAATAACTGAGCCTGAAAACCATCAATTTACGTTAAATATTATTTAGATAAAGACAGGGTTGAGTCTAGTCATGTGGCTCCAAGCTTTTTGCTAATTCATCTTTTTTTGCCAAGTTTGTTCTGGGTTTGCTTGCTCCATAACAGTTCTTTGCTTTGTGTTTGAGCTGGGGCAACCCCTGAACACTTCACCTTTAGTGCATCTGGTGTTCTCCCATCACGCAGCTTCTGAATATTCTTGCCGGATTGGCGGTGGCTCAGTCACTGGGCCTCCTGGGCCAAAATCATGTACCGAGGGAGCATGCAACTctgaggcagagcagctgctGTGCATGCAAAAAGTTCCAAGTTCCATCCATGCATCTTCAAGTAGGGCTGACAAAGGTCCCTGCCATAAACTTTGAAGTGCCACTGCCAGTCATTgtagaacaaccttccccaatctgccgTCATCCAGGCATgctggattatttttatttatttatttattacatttttataccacccaatagccgaagctctctgggcggttcacaaaaattaaaaccatcataaaacaaccaacaagttaaaaacacaaatacaaaatacaatataaaaagcacaaccaggataaaaccatgcagcaaaattgatataaggttaaaatacagagttaaaacagtataatttaaatttaagttaagattaagtgttaaaatactgagtgaataaaaaggtcttcagctggcgacgaaaggagtacagtgtaggtgccaggtggacctctctggggagctcattccacaaccggggtgccacagcggattacatctcccataatccccagccatggCTGGGGGGTAATGGGAGTTAAAGCCCGGCATGCCTAGAggatgccatgttggggaaggttgttggGGACAAActtgagctagatagaccaacaatgtttgtataaggcagcttcctatgttcctatgatctgAGATGGGTTACCATAATACTGCACACATGGTCGGTGGGtcggtctctccctccctccccctttctctatGCTGCCATGCCTTAGTTTCTGCCTGTATTAAAACCAAAACACTAAAAAACGCTTTAAGACTTTTACCAGAGTAGCCAGGGCTTGATGGTTTTGTTCTGCAGTTCCAGAACAGTTCTGCTGTCGGGCCAAGGACATCCTTTGACGCAAAGCTTAGCACATTGTGGTTCTGGCTGACCAGGCCTGTTACCCAGAAACAAAACCATACTACTATTCCTAGGAAGTTACATGCTGTTCCGAACCTCTTGGTTTCAAGTCACTCTCAAGTAAGCGGAGCCAAAGTTTTGTGGTTATGCAATTAGACAGCAGTCattccttttggggtgggggtggctcttgTTGGCTAGCTGGTTGGCTGACTCCCTGTGGGGCGGGGCTGCACAGCAGCTCGCAGCTCGCAACCTCTGGGAAGGGAAAGAAGTATCCCATTCTAAATCAAGAACAGCCATGGATGAGCtatggtttgtttctctccccacccaccccctgcagtaACTGCAGAGTTGATCTTGAAGCCAAAGAATTCTAGGCTGGTTTCTGTATTCCAGAGGCTTTGAAAACAGTACTGTTCATTGGGATCCATGAACTTCTGGTTGTGTGGCCATCACTGGGGTTAGCAGCTGACTGCTAGGCTTGCTTGTGCTGTGACTTACAGCCAGTGAACTAGCATCATTGGATGCTGCCCAGTTCATCATTCTCAAGGCTGAGGCAGGGCCACACACTTTAAGGGAGGCCTAACTCTGATGAAGTTAAGGCCTGAAGTGTACTAATTTTCCTCAGGCAATCCTCTGTTTTACTTCGGCTTGGTGAGAAAAGCGTCGTCCCCTGTGCATATTCCACGCATCTTGAGTTGTTGTAACTTCCATTCTTAACCCATACTTGCAGCTGAATTTTATGTTGACCACCCTGCTGCATGACTGCCCCAAGGAAATGAATACAGCAGATTTCCCCGAAACAAATGACACCGAAGGCCAGCAGAAGTGAGAAGTGTTCCTTGGATACCTCTTCCAGATTCCTTTTGGCTTGAATGCAGTACCAAGTTGGAAACGGCTCACGCTCTGCAGTGGATCTGCCATTCCTGAATCAGTAGTGCTTTTTATTGGAAAGCCAAATTGTGTTGCATTGATAGCTGTGatgacactgaccctgttcagacaacacactaagccacggtgcttAAGCATGTTgcgctaaacattttggcttagcgtgtcatgtgaaccattcctaaccatggtggctacataacctctatttaaactcactcactaaccatttgcggtAAAGGGGTGAGCagccaaccatggcttagtgtgtttatAACAGGCTGAATATAGAAATTTCTGCCACGTTGTCCTTTTCTAGATTGTTCTTTACACAAGCTTGCTGACATCTTTGTGGGGTTTTGTGCTAAGATgtgcccttccctccctcctcccccgtgGTCTCCGTAGAGAGGAGTTTTCAAATGTGTGGCATGGGAATATTCCTAACACTGTACTCATCCCATTTTCTCTTGCAGAACTCCATCCGACACAACCTCTCCCTGCATAGCAAGTTCATGAAAGTGCAcaatgaagctactgggaagAGCTCTTGGTGGATGCTCAATCCCGAAGGTGGGAAAAGCGGGAAAGCTCCACGGAGGAGAGCAGCCTCCATGGACAACAGTAGCAAGCTGCCCAAACCCCGAGGGAAAGTCTCCAGGAAGAAGCTACCCATGCCGGTGGCCCCGGAACCTACTGCAGACAGCCCAAGCTCCCAGTACCCCAAGTGGCCTGGCAGCCCTTCTTCCAGAAGCAATGAGGAATCTGATGTGTGGACCAGTATCCGGCCTCGGACCAGTTCCAATGCCAGCACCATCAGTTTGGGGCCTTCTCCCATCCTAGCCGAGCAGGATGACCTTGCTGACGAGGAGCTCCTCCCCTCCCACGTCTACTCCGCTGCGTCCAACAATGTCCCGCCCACTGTGACAGAGGAGCTGGAACTCATCGATGGCCTGAACCTGATGTCGCCTAGCTCGTCCTTGCTTTCGGCTCAGCAGCCTCCTTCTAGCAGCCTGGCCCAAAGAAATCCCAGCTTCCCCTTGCGAGCTCAGACCTCGGCTCCTCAGGCCCCGTCCTTCGGCAGCTCCCTCTTCAACCCCGTCGATATCTCGCTGCACAGCTCTGCTGGCTGTTTCTCTGGTCCACAGAGACTGGAAGACCTCCTGACGTCCAATTCGCCACCGCCCAGTGATGTGATGATGACCCAGGTGGATCCCATCCTCCCACAGAACGGAGGCAGGTTGAACAGCCAGACTTTCCTGCTCCTGGAGGAGCAGTCCTCCAAAAACAAGATGAGCCCAGTTAGCCTACTCAGAAAGCCTTTGGAGCAGCAGCTGGAGCCAGTTGGTGTCACGGCTTTGCCATCGGCCTTTACCATGGTGTCGTCTCCTCAGAATACCATTGGCCTGTCTGCTTTGAAGTCATCGGGCCCAGCACAGTCTGCCCAAGTGGTCCAGCTGAGTACCCAGCCCCCTCTGTCAGCTGCCATGTTTGCCTCCTTCGGAGGGAATCAGGACCGGCTTCCCAACGACTTGGACGATATGCACATGGAGAACCTTGAATGTGACGTGGATTACATAATCAACACTGACCTCATGGATGGAGAAGGACTGGACTTCAATTTTGAACCCAACCACACTTGGGTACCAAGTTAACTTCAGGATTGACAAGGTAGGTGAATGTACAGCTGGAAagagcagaacctctttcagcccaagggctgattTCCATTTGAAGGAAGCTCTCAGGGTCACattccagggtgggtggggctgaaagcacaagaggcaggggggaaattctaataataataacaacaacaaattttagcttaaaactcttgctGCCAGTCACTGCGCTTAGGAGAAGCCGTTCAACCTCTTAGGTGGGGGATGAAACTGCAAACCGCCAAACCATtggtggtcaagggaaagggtgtgtggccatttaGGGAGCCACAAGGGCCCAGAGTTGGCCCCTGGGCTTATGGCTTTGCACCCCAAATGTTCAGCCTAACAAAGATTCTGTTTTATCAATGGGACCAAAATCCCCTCCCCACAGTCAGAATAttggtcctatttatttatttgatttgttcaatgcctttccaccaagaaaacgATGCTCAAGGTAGCTATGAACTTAATAGTTAAGGGACAGagctctttttgtcttttttgagATAGTCTTAGGTTCAGAAAAGAATTAACTTGGGGGAAATACTTTTTTAATTTCTAGGAGCCAGCATGACATTTTATGTGCCCGCAGAGAGATATTTCACCTATTGAGGTATTCAGTGAGAATTCCCCAGCCTTGATTTAATTCAGCCTGCTGTTCTGTTCTCAAGCAACTGGCATATCTGGATaacgtgtatgtgtgtttgtgtgacaaATTCTGTATCCCATCCCTAGGATTTTTATGAGGGCTCTTAATTCTGCCTGGTTTTGGGGCCAGACTTGTGTTATTGTGTAAGTAAGTAGCTGCCATGGAGCCACCCTGAGCAGGATCAGGACTGGAGGGGCAGGGTGTGAAGTTTAAGCTTCCTTTtggtgctatttgcattgggagaaaaCCAATGGGAGCTCATTTCTTCCATGTGGaagtggaaggggtgggggaagaggatttTCATTTGGATTGCAGGTAGGGAAAAGGATTAAACCCCCTTCCTCACTGCAGTCTAAGTgctgcttgcccccccccccccacatactaTAGGCATGTAATAGCacatttaggctgtaatcctatacatgcttacttgggaTCAAGTTTCATTGAACACAGAGGTCTGGTTCCCACGTTGCTAGTATAATGGGTTTTTTATGGGTTCTTGTTAATCGTGGGTTGTTATTAACTGCGAACACTGCACTATattttaactctgggttgttaaccacaaacccaGAGTTTACAGCCCAACAACTTCCAtgagttctcttcctgggttgttcatggttaacatcCCATAGTTAAACcgtagtgcagggtttgcatgtaacgacatCTCATATTCATCCTGTACTTACTACTGAGCCAGTGGGTCTTACTACTgggtaaacatacataggatttcatGGTTAATATCACAACTAATTTGCCCTTTTCTATTTGGCAATGAGCCCCTAAAGCCTGTTCAGTTTTATGGCAGTCATCTGGACACTTGTAAATGGGTGGTTCTGATCGCCGGagctgtcaaaacaaacaaatgctgcCTTCCGCTGTTAACTCCTCATGTAAACGTCCTTAGACAGAATTGTCCGTTGTTAGATGGCGGTTTAACTTCCCTACATCTAAATCTGCTTTTATGTTACTGGGGTAACAACTTAAACAGCAGCTGTTGACAGCCAGATGGTTGTACAGCAGGTGACATAGGTGCTCTTGCGCTCTCTGCCTTAATTCCACGAGGTCTCGCAAAGTACTTGTACTCAGACCATTGTCCTCTGCCCTGGGACCAACATGACAAGAATCCAAGCCCCTTAATTTAGACTAAAATGTGCCTCAaactctccttcctctctccattaggaaataattaggaaaggaattgaacaTAAAACTACCAGTATCACGCTTGACTTTATACAactctatggtgtgaccacacttagaacacggtgtgcagttctggtcaccgtaccttaaaaaggatattgtagagttggaaaaggtgtagaaaagggcaactgaaatggtcaaggggctggagcaatgctgctgtgaggaaaggttacaacagttgggattgttaagcttagaaaaaaaggagtCATTTTCCTccgtctctcataataccagaacacggagtcatcccatgaaggtagAATGCCTGtgaacaccatttgctgggggaaatgggcaggaaggtgttgttgcactcatgtcctgcttgtgggttagcCCCTGCGTGTACAGGATGCCGGACTAGATAGAcacttagtctgatccagcatggctcttcttaagttttgCTCTTAATCATGGCCGCAAAGCAGAACTGAATTGTGTACAGTAGCAGTTTGTTGAGAGCAGTCTtccaaaaagtgctggtgctgttcATACAGCACTAAGGAGGACAAGACAGAGGACTATTTTGCACAATTGCTCACTATGGTGCCAGTGTATGTGGGCGGCCATTTGTTGTGACTTGGTTGTGTCGTTCAAACCAAGTTGGCAGGcgtaacccatgggctgttctaggattattggagggttgtttaacccttgcacatcCCATGCCGCCTGGGCTTGGACGACACAACATGCTGCGGCCGCTGCTTCAATATTGAAAAATGCCCCTGCATGCACCACATTCCACAGggacttaaacaagccatggtgggctgtgatgATCATGTGAACCGGATCAGAGTAAAGTTGGATACTCCTCAGTTCTTCTCCATTGGGTATTCTCATGTTTTCCAAGCCCTTGCTGTCCACATTCTATCCAAACTGTGGTGGCATAGAATAGTTTCCTAAAATGGCCACTGTCTTCTCTCTAGAGGACAGACTTACTTGAGTGGTGAAGAGGGAAACCGTTTGACTTTTGACCCCAGCCACTTGCAAATAAGCCCACAGAAACGTGACTTTTGTGGCTTTAAAGACAAGGGAGTCCAATTCTGTAATGAATCTATGAAGCTGTCATTCAGAGTCAGATCACTAGTCTATCTAAACCAGtactgtctgctctgactggcagtagctatCTTAAGAGCTGTTTCCCAGCTCTTCCACCTGATAATTTTAACGAGAAATGCTGGGTATTGAACTGGGGTGTTCTGCATGTAAAGCCATGCGATCTCGCATTTTGCTGGGCCCTTTTCCACACTTTCCTGGCTGATCACCTCGATGCAGTTCTTACCTCGGGCAGTCAGGTGACTGGCAGCTTGCCAATACTTGCTGGTTTTTTTGAGGGTGACTAGAACACAGCAGAGGAAACAAGTGAATCCCCATCCTTCCTACTGCAGCAAGCAGGAGTATGCAATATCTCTGGCCATTTGACTCTTGTACCATCAGCTGTAAGCAATGGTTATGGTGTTCACACACTCTTCCTTCGgttgtgttggactccaattcccagcagcctctgtagATACAGTGAAGCTTTTGTAAACctccaagagagcttcggctatggggcggtgtataaatgtaataaataaataataataaataagagaatAAAATGGTTGGCATAGGCAGAGGGTGCAcatggaggaaaggagagagtcTGTACTCTAGAACAGTAGTGGAGCTTGGAAGGAGCGGGAGTAAGGGCAGAGCGAGCTGAGGAACTCTCTGCAGCAGGGCTTGAAGAGGTGGGAAAAAGAGCCTGGGCTTCCCAGAGTTGTAATTGCAAAGCACACAATCCCTTGGGCGTTGGGGCTAGAAGCAATCTGACGATTGCAGATTAATAAGGTGCCTCTGTTGGGGGCAGATTAACCTACATATGCCTGGACTTGAATCTCATAAACCTCTATTTGTGGATGCAGGCTCCAACATTAAAGGGGCTCTGTCTCTGATGTGGGGACCACCGCTTCAGAAATGTAGGTACTCCAAGAAGGGTGATGCTAAATACTTGGAAACCTAATTTCCCTCTAGTCTGGCTGCGTCTTGAGTTTGTGTGTACTTTTGTTGCCATCTGTGCACTACCAACAACTAAGCAcctgctttctctccctcccccttcagtgCCCTTCTGGTTTTGGAGCTTTCGTATCCCCAGAAGAGTCTGGAATGCAAGGAGCACCTGGCGTCTGTCTTGCTGCTCTGCAAACCAGCTAGGAGTGAGGGGGAAACTGCGACGGGAAGAGAGAGATCCTGTTAAGTGCCACATCTTTTCCTAAGTCTACTGTAAGCCCTGCAAGCCCCACCTAGGCCTCCCTGCAGGAGCCTAAGAAGGCGAGCCCTCAGACGTGCTCCACCCATGGCCAAAgactcttcctgccctgcagaaGCACTCTCCAAATCGATGGACTCTGACCCAGTCACAAGGGGTTGGGCGCTTTGTGCTGACGACGTCGCCCCTCCAGCTGATTCCTGCCTCCACTCTTCTTTGACCTGGCACCCTCCGCCTCGATCGCAGGATGGCTGGGAAGACGGATGGCGAATCTTGTGGCCGCCtgagctgagaaggccctcctgtgGGGCACGTGTCCGTTGGGAGCAAGTGGGGAGGCAAGTGGAGAGAAACGAAACTGtcctgcaggggaggggagaccgACAAGCTTATTCTTCACTCTACCAGCCAACACACCCCTTCTAGAAGTTGAGGCCTGACCGGGCCTGGCGAAGGCCCCACCTGTGCGGTCATTGGTAGCACTTCCCTGAAATTGTGACTGCCCCAATGCAGGCAAGCAGGTGCTAAAAGCTGTTGCTAAGAAACCAAAACAACTTCTCTGTGACTTCTTTCCTGGGCTGTCTTGCTACAGCGGAGAAATGGAGAACCCAGATCCGGCCTTAACTAGAGCCCTGATTGGTGTTaatgtttttccttctttttctaatCCAGAAGGGCATTTTCTACAGGTGAACTATTTTGgaggggttgggttgggttgttactttgttttgttttttactaatcCGTGCAGGGGGGACGGGGCTTTCTGTGGTAGCCTTCAAACCATTGTAAGTATCTCCATATGagtgcctttccctccctctgacGGCACTGGCAGAAGCAGTGGTTTTTTGAGCTGCATCAAGAACAACTTGGCAATTTCTTGGGTGCATTAGCTGGGTGGCGGGAGAAGGGCACCAAGCCAGCCTTGTTCTTTGGAACTGGGGCAGGTGAGGGAGTTGTACATTATAAATAATTACCTGTAAAGCTAGCCACAGATTAACTAGAAGCTTTTGTAAACCTGGGGCAGGCGGGGAGGGTgacggagggggtgggggagagaagctgTCTATATTTTAACAGAGAATCCTATCAAATTATTGGCTAAACGTGCAGCCCGTTTTCTCGCAGCTTTGTACCTTTTGATACCAGACAGAACACTAAAGCACACAAGGCCAGGAACTGGTCTGAAGATGGGATTAGGGGAAAGctattctgggggtgggggtggaggtgggattggggaaagggggttaGCTCAGGCGCAGTGGCTTCTCCTACACGGAGGCGCGCTCCTGGCCAGCTTGCGCTTTCAGCAACTAATCATGAATCACCAGCAGGACATATTGGGGTCCTCTAAGAGTTAGAATAGTTGGATCACAGCTGCCACTTCTGAGCCCTTGACCAATTTGTGCAGACCGGTGTCAGAGGGAGCACCAACTCAGGCTCACCTCTGCTCAGCACGTGTGGCAGCTTGGAGGTTGTTGGGTCTGCCTGGAGTCGGCTGTTGCTACGGAGCAAAGTAGGCCCAAGAAGAACAACGGGTTTTGTGGTTGGAGATCTCTTTATTGCTGTGAGGAGAGAATCTTGGGAGTCAGGGAAAGGTGATCTGGCCGGTCCCTGTCAAGTCTGGAGTATTCAGTGTGGCAGGAATAGCAAGCACAGGAGGGTTTCCTTCTAGCATCAACCCCCTTGATAAGCTGGCGACAGTTGCAGGCTATTCTTTCTGCCTTGAGTATGCTTGGAGTTTCACTAGCAATACTGGCGACAGAGAAAAGTTGAAGTTTTGCCTCCTTAAAGTAAAGCTGAGCCCTGGCACAAGTTCCTTCTCTAGATAGCTAGTTCCAGGAAGCTTCCTCCACAGCATTTCTGCAGTTAATGGAAGTCCGTTCTGGCTGAGGCTGGCCAGGGCAAAAGTTTTGTGTCCAAATGTGTTACTCACATGTGAGTAGTGTGTTCTTGGCGAGCCACAGCTTGGAGGATGGAAGACGCAGCCCAGACTCTTGTGTGCAACTGCAGCCTGGTCCAAGGTACCAAGTTTTTGCTGTTTTCTGGCCTGGCCTTTGAGCAAGCCACGTCAGGTGTGTGCATTTTCAAGCCAGGCCCTGTAACTCTTCTCTGGGGAATTGGGGCAGTGGCCTGGCTTGACCTGGTACTTTGCATTCTTCCAGCACCGGTGTTGCCTCCATAGCAGCTAGCGGAGCTGAATGAGTAATACAGCTAGCTTGAAATGCGAAAGGAGCCAAGAGAGATGAGCTGGAGCTTCTGGTGCAAGGAGCCTGGCACATTTTTGCTTTCTCAGTGCCCACACTAGTTAATTGGAGGAACTAATCAGCCCCCTGTCCTCCTCGGCTTGGCAAAACGTGGGCTGCAGCCTGGAGTCTTTGGTCAGGTTTAGCGGGAAGTGAGAGTCATTGTGACGCTGGCGGCTGGTGTTCAGGCATTGTCTTGAGCTGTGCTGGAAAGGCAAGTGTGAATTTCCAAAGGTGAGGTGGATGTAAAGCTATGGCCTGTAGCTCAGGACTGGTTAATTCTATAAGAACTGCTCTACCCCACCACCCTGGCTGTGGTTTCATACCTGCAGCTACCCCTAATGCATGCTTAAACTCTGCTTTCCACTTGTAACCATGCATTGGAAGAGTGGGCCATGTCAAACTCTTTCATTCAAAGGACTACTTCAGTGTTCTACAGGGTGTGAAGGATGAACTGATCTTCATTAAGCGATCTTGAAAAGGCAGCCGGAACCCCTTGGTGGTTCTTTTTCCTCCCCAGCTCTTTGGGGTTCACTGAATGCAAGGAGGAGGCTGTTCTTGCTGCATGGTAGCATTTCTGCCTTGGATGAGCCAGAGTGGAAGACCGTAGGAGTGAGGCTGCAGGGGCTGGCTCTGCCATTCGGGATCTAGGAGCAACTGGATTGGATCTCTGTGCATGTCTCAGGGCAGACTGTAAAGGATTCTCCCATCCCAGAAAGAACCTCTTGACACAGCAGCTTAGCTAGGGCAGGCCTCTTTCCAGGGCAGTGTGATGGAGGACCCTGGGGTGATAGAAGGTTGTGCATTGTATAAATACTCCCAGGGCTGCTCCTTCCCTTCCTGGTTTGTGGGGTGCGGGGTCATTGGTGGTTTGGATGGGAGCTGGTGCAAGCAGGCTCAGTCTTATTTTGCCTGAGGAATGGACTCCTGCCCACTCCCCACTGCCCTCACTTCCCCTTGCTATATTTGGGTTCCGTTCCTTGTAGCAATAGAATCTCTACTCCCTTCCAGGGCTTTCCAGTAGCTCCCATACGCTAGAGAGCCCGTGTGAAATGTGTTGGAGGGcaaaatgtgacaaataaatCTCTGTAATCTTCCGGCTGTGTTGGGACAGTTCTTCCTTTCT is a genomic window containing:
- the FOXO4 gene encoding forkhead box protein O4 yields the protein MAEPAGSPPAAEPSSAAALDPEFPPQSRPRSCTWPLPRPELVAAAEPEPGGGPGAGSGLGSPEEPGGAALAAAAAAAAPGAGGGARKSGGSGGGSGGARRNAWGSQSYADLISQAIENSPEKRLTLAQIYDWMVRNVPYFRDKGDSNSSAGWKNSIRHNLSLHSKFMKVHNEATGKSSWWMLNPEGGKSGKAPRRRAASMDNSSKLPKPRGKVSRKKLPMPVAPEPTADSPSSQYPKWPGSPSSRSNEESDVWTSIRPRTSSNASTISLGPSPILAEQDDLADEELLPSHVYSAASNNVPPTVTEELELIDGLNLMSPSSSLLSAQQPPSSSLAQRNPSFPLRAQTSAPQAPSFGSSLFNPVDISLHSSAGCFSGPQRLEDLLTSNSPPPSDVMMTQVDPILPQNGGRLNSQTFLLLEEQSSKNKMSPVSLLRKPLEQQLEPVGVTALPSAFTMVSSPQNTIGLSALKSSGPAQSAQVVQLSTQPPLSAAMFASFGGNQDRLPNDLDDMHMENLECDVDYIINTDLMDGEGLDFNFEPNHTWVPS